The nucleotide window CTGAACGCCTGCGCGAACACGGGCTGGGCCTGCAGGTGGCGCCAGCCGAGCCAGCCGCTGCCCAGCACCATGCCCGCCACGCCCGCCAGGGCCAGCCCCTGGCCCAGCCATTGCCTGCGGCCCGGGGCCGGTGGCGCGGCGGCGGCGCGCTGCGCCGCCAGGTCGGCCTCGGCCATGGCGCGCAGGCGGTCGGCGGCGGCAGGTGGCATGGCGTCGATCAGCGCCCAGTCGGCCTGCCAGCGCGCGTAGGCCTGCCGGTTGGCCGGGCTGCCCAGCCATTGCTGGAAGGCCTGCTCGTCCGCGGCGCTCCACGGGGCACTGGCGGGCGCGCCGTGGCGGCGCATGAACCAGCGCACCAACGCCTGGCGCTGGCGCGCGGCGGCGTCACCGGGCGGGGTGGCGGGCGGGGCGGCGGGCATCATGCGGTGGCGAAGGGCGTGGCGTTCATGGGGCGGGGCGAGGCTTCTTGCGCGCAGGCGCAGCGGTGGGGGCAGGCGCGGCGCCGTCGAGCGCCTGCAGCCGCGCCAGGCAGGCCTGCATGGCGACTTCCAGGTGCGTTTCGACGGTCTTGACGCTGATGCCCATTTTCCGCGCGACTTCGGCGCGGCTCAGGCCGTCGAGCTTGTAGAACACGAAGGCCTGGCGCGGGCGCGGCGGCAGCGCGGCCAGCGCCTGCTCGATGGCGGCAAGCCGCTGGCGCCCGGCCAGCAGCGCCTCGGGCTCCAGCGAGGCGGGGCCCAGTCCGCCGCCGGGCGCTTCGGCGCCGTCCGCCGCGCTGCCGACTTCCACCCCGGCGCGCACGCTGGCGCGGCGGTAGTGGTCAATCACGAGGTTGCGCGCGGTGGCGTAGAGCAGCGCCCGGGGCTGCGCCACGCGCTCGCGGCCGGAGGCGGCATAGACGCGGGCATAGCTCTCCTGCGCCAGGTCGGCGGCGACGTCGCGGTCGCCCACCTTGCGCGCGAGAAAGCCCAGCAGCTCGCGGTAGTAACGCTCGAACACGGATTGGCCAATGCGGTGCGGGAAAGGACGGTGCCCGCGCCGCGCGGTCCGGCCCAGGAAGGTTTGGAATAAGGAACGATTCGCATTATCTCCAATGCGGCTGCCGTGCCAGCGCCCGCGCCTGCGGCGACTTCATGGAAAAAACGGCTCCAGCCCAATACCAGCAAGCGCCAGCAGCTACGCAAACAGGAGCATCAAGGCGTGGTGCGCGGCACGAAGTCGATGCGCAGGCCCTGCGGCGTCACCGTGATGGGGCCCGGCTGCATGCCCAGGCCATCGGCCAGGGCCAGGTCCTTGTCGCGCAGGTGGTGCAGCACCACCTCGCCCAGCGCCTGGCCGGCCAGGCCCGCGCCCAGGCCCTGCAGCACGGCAGCCGCGCGCGGCGGCAGGCCGTCGATGCGCAGCACGTTCAGGCGCACGGCGGTGGCGCGCAGGCTGCGGTCGGCCGCCTCGTAGCGCAGGCCGAAATCGACGTCGAGCACGCCCGGGTAGCTGCGCTGCAGCAGCGCCCCGGAGGCCTGCAGCGCCAGCTCGGCGCCGACGCGGTTCTCCTCGGGCAGCAGGCGCAGCCGCGGCGCCTGCAGTTCCAGCTCGGCCAGGCCCGCCACCGGCTGGCGGCGCGGAAACCGCGCCGCCAGCGCCGCCTGCAGTTGTGCGGCGGTGACGGTATAGCTGGGCATGCGGCTGGCGCAGGCCGCGAAAACAGGCAGGGCGCACAGGAAGAGCAAATGGCGGCGTTGCATGGTGTCTACGGAAAAGGGCGATAGTGCCCTATTACCCCCTGTTTCTTGTCAAGGAAACGTCATCTATCCCCATAAATTAATAGACTGCCCGATTCAGGAGACTTGAGTAACCGTAGGTAACAGGCGCAAACTTTGTCGCTCCATCCGGCAAAGGGCCTGCGGTCTACCCCCCTTTAAACACAACGACCCTATGACCACCCAATCCACATCTTCCTGGTCACCGCGCGACTGGCGCATCGGCACACGCCTGGCCCTGGGCTTCGGCGTGCTCATCGCGATGATGCTCGCCATGGTGGTCGTGGGGCTGCTGCAGCTCGGCAGCCTGCTCGAAACCAACCGCCAGATCATCGAGCGCGAGTGGGTGAAAGCCGAGGCGTCGAACACGCTCAGCTCCATCGCCCAGGCGAACGCGCGCCGCACCATCGAAATCTATTTCGCCGAGACCGACGCCCAGCGCGCGCAAAAGCGCGCCGAGATCCTGGCGGGCCGCGAGACCTTCGTGCAGGCCTTCAAGACGCTGCAGGAGCTGGTCTACAAGGACGAGGGCAAGCAGTTCCTGAGCGAGGCCGAGGCCGCGCGCGGCCGCTACGTCACCTCGCAGGCCAAGTTCAACGAGCTGGTGGACGCGGGCCGCAAGGAAGAGGCCTTCGCCGAGCTGCAGGAGCACACGCTGGTGGAGCTGGCGACGGTGCAGGACCGCGTGGACCGCCTGGCCAAGCTGCAGGAGCGGCTGGTGAACGAGGCCGGCGCCCGCGCCAAGGCCGAGGCGCAGTTCGCGCGCATGCTGCTGCTCGGCCTGGGCATCGGCGGCCTGGCCATCGGCCTGCTGCTGGCGGCGTGGATCACGCGCTCCATCACCGCCCCGCTGCGCCAGGCGGTGCGCGTGGCCCAGGCCGTGTCCGAAGGCGACCTGCGCAGCCAGATCGAGGTGCACAGCCGCGACGAGGCGGGCCAGCTGCTCTCGGCGCTGCAGCACATGAACACCAGCCTGACGGACATCGTGCACGAGGTGCGCCACAGCAGCGACACCATCGCCACGGCCACCAGCCAGATCGCGGCGGGCAACCTGGACCTGTCCTCGCGCACCGAGGAGCAGGCCGCCGCGCTGGAGGAAACCACGGCCTCGATGCACGAGCTGGCGGGCACCGTGAAGCAGAACTACGACAGCGGCAAGCACGCCAACGAGCTGGCCGAGTCGGCCTCGCAGGTGGCGGTGCGCGGCGGCGAGGTGGTGGGCCAGGTGGTGCACACCATGGAGTCCATCAACGCCTCGTCGCGCAAGATCGCCGACATCATCAGCGTGATCGACTCCATCGCCTTCCAGACCAACATCCTGGCGCTGAACGCCGCCGTCGAGGCCGCACGCGCCGGCGAGCAGGGCCGGGGCTTCGCCGTGGTGGCAGGCGAGGTGCGCCTGCTCGCGGGCCGCAGCGCCGAGGCGGCCAAGGAGATCAAGGGGCTGATCGAGGCCTCGGTGCGCAACGTCTCCGAGGGCTGCACGCTGGTGGAGAAGGCCGGCAGCACCATGGACGAGATCGTGGTAAGCGTGCGCCGCGTCTCCGACATCATGGGCGAGATCAGCAACGCCAGCGCCGACCAGTCGCACGGCATCGACCAGATCAACGAGGCCATGGGCCAGATGGACCAGGTCACGCAGTCCAACGCCGCGCTGGTGGAGGAATCGGCCGCCGCAGCGCAGTCGCTGGAGCGCCAGGCGCACACGCTGGTGCAGACCGTGAGCGTGTTCCGCCTGCCCGGCAACGGCGCGCCGCAGCACCAGGGCGCGCGGGCCCAGCCGTCCGCCCCGCTGGCGCTGCCCAGCTGAAACCACCGAAAAAGGGAGCGCCATGGCGTACTTTGAATGGGCCGATGACATGGTCATCGACAACGGCCAGATCGACGCGGAGCACCGCAAGCTGGTCGATCTGGTCAACGAGCTGCACACCGCCACCAGCCAGGGCATCGGCCAGAGCGTGGTGGCCGACCTGCTGGAGCGCCTGATCGCCGACACCGCCGAGCACCTGCGCCACGAAGAGATGCAGATGCAGCAGGCGGGGTTTCCCGGCCTGGACAACCACCGCGTCGGCCACGAGCACTTCGTCAACGACCTGCGCGGACTCAAGGAAAAGCTCGACGCGGGCAGCATCACCGTGGCGGCGCAACTCTCCTCGGTGCTGCGCGACTGGCTGTCGCTGCACATCCGGCGCAACGACAAGGAGCTGCGCTTCTTCCTCGAAAACAAGCACCGCAGCGCCCAGCGCGCGCTCAAGAAGCGCTGACACGGCGTGACGCCTCCCGGGCGCCCGCCCGGGCCTGCGAAATTCACAGGATTTTTGGCCTCTAGCCCTTACCAGGCAAGCGCCAGCAGCTATTTAAACGGTAGCAATCTCAGTGCGCCATGGCGCTGCGCCCCACCCTCGGCCCATGCAACTGGCGCGCCCCAAGCGCGGGCAGCCGAGCAAGGGCCGCCCCGCAGCGAGGGCTGCGTCCCCCTCCCACGCGAAGCGTGAGAGAGGGGGAAGGCGCGAAGCGACTCAGGGGGGTGTTGTTTCATCTCAGGCGGTGGGCACCACGAGTCCGCGCTGCACCGCGGGCCGCGCCACGAAAGCCGCCAGCGCGCGCCGCACCTGCGCGAAATCGCCCCAGCCCACCAGGTCGCCCGCGCCGTAGTGCTCGACCAGGTTGCGCACCCAGGGGAAGATGGCCATGTCGGCGATGGTGTACTGGGCGCCCATCACCCAGTCACGGCCCGCCAGGCGCTGCTCCAGCACCCCCAGCAGGCGGCGCGACTCGGCCACGTAGCGGTCGCGCGGGCGCTTGTCCTCGTAGTCCTTGCCGGCGTATTTGTGGAAGAAGCCCAGTTGCCCGAACATCGGGCCGACGCCGCCCATCTGCCACATCAGCCACTG belongs to Acidovorax sp. YS12 and includes:
- a CDS encoding sigma-70 family RNA polymerase sigma factor, with protein sequence MFERYYRELLGFLARKVGDRDVAADLAQESYARVYAASGRERVAQPRALLYATARNLVIDHYRRASVRAGVEVGSAADGAEAPGGGLGPASLEPEALLAGRQRLAAIEQALAALPPRPRQAFVFYKLDGLSRAEVARKMGISVKTVETHLEVAMQACLARLQALDGAAPAPTAAPARKKPRPAP
- a CDS encoding hemerythrin family protein, which translates into the protein MAYFEWADDMVIDNGQIDAEHRKLVDLVNELHTATSQGIGQSVVADLLERLIADTAEHLRHEEMQMQQAGFPGLDNHRVGHEHFVNDLRGLKEKLDAGSITVAAQLSSVLRDWLSLHIRRNDKELRFFLENKHRSAQRALKKR
- a CDS encoding DUF1439 domain-containing protein, with translation MQRRHLLFLCALPVFAACASRMPSYTVTAAQLQAALAARFPRRQPVAGLAELELQAPRLRLLPEENRVGAELALQASGALLQRSYPGVLDVDFGLRYEAADRSLRATAVRLNVLRIDGLPPRAAAVLQGLGAGLAGQALGEVVLHHLRDKDLALADGLGMQPGPITVTPQGLRIDFVPRTTP
- a CDS encoding glutathione S-transferase N-terminal domain-containing protein → MTWTHPITAKWPARHPERLQLYSLATPNGVKVSIALEEMQLPYEAHLVSFGTNDQFSPEFLALAPNNKIPAILDPHGPGGQPLVLFESGAILLYLAEKTGQFLPRDAAARYETLQWLMWQMGGVGPMFGQLGFFHKYAGKDYEDKRPRDRYVAESRRLLGVLEQRLAGRDWVMGAQYTIADMAIFPWVRNLVEHYGAGDLVGWGDFAQVRRALAAFVARPAVQRGLVVPTA
- a CDS encoding HAMP domain-containing protein — its product is MTTQSTSSWSPRDWRIGTRLALGFGVLIAMMLAMVVVGLLQLGSLLETNRQIIEREWVKAEASNTLSSIAQANARRTIEIYFAETDAQRAQKRAEILAGRETFVQAFKTLQELVYKDEGKQFLSEAEAARGRYVTSQAKFNELVDAGRKEEAFAELQEHTLVELATVQDRVDRLAKLQERLVNEAGARAKAEAQFARMLLLGLGIGGLAIGLLLAAWITRSITAPLRQAVRVAQAVSEGDLRSQIEVHSRDEAGQLLSALQHMNTSLTDIVHEVRHSSDTIATATSQIAAGNLDLSSRTEEQAAALEETTASMHELAGTVKQNYDSGKHANELAESASQVAVRGGEVVGQVVHTMESINASSRKIADIISVIDSIAFQTNILALNAAVEAARAGEQGRGFAVVAGEVRLLAGRSAEAAKEIKGLIEASVRNVSEGCTLVEKAGSTMDEIVVSVRRVSDIMGEISNASADQSHGIDQINEAMGQMDQVTQSNAALVEESAAAAQSLERQAHTLVQTVSVFRLPGNGAPQHQGARAQPSAPLALPS